A region from the Polaribacter sp. Hel1_33_78 genome encodes:
- a CDS encoding CvpA family protein, translated as MNIFDIIIAALLLFAFVRGLMKGLFVEVASLIAIIAGVYVAIHYAFHLEAYLLNSSNLNWSDETNRIVAFAVTFLLVVIAIIFIGKILTKLADITALGMLNKLLGGVFAILKIALILSVIFTFFGRVNNTIPFLKQETLDESLLYKPVKQIAPALFPSIIKEDENGETSIDLLK; from the coding sequence ATGAATATTTTTGATATCATTATAGCTGCTTTGCTACTTTTTGCATTTGTAAGAGGACTTATGAAAGGACTTTTTGTTGAAGTTGCTTCTTTAATAGCAATTATTGCTGGTGTTTATGTGGCAATACATTATGCCTTCCATTTAGAGGCGTATTTATTGAACTCTAGTAATTTAAATTGGTCTGATGAAACCAACAGAATTGTGGCTTTTGCGGTTACTTTTTTGTTAGTAGTTATCGCAATCATTTTTATCGGGAAAATTTTAACAAAACTTGCAGACATTACAGCATTAGGAATGTTGAATAAACTTTTAGGAGGCGTTTTTGCTATTTTAAAAATAGCATTAATTTTAAGTGTAATTTTCACTTTCTTTGGAAGAGTAAATAATACAATTCCGTTTCTGAAACAAGAAACCTTAGATGAATCTCTCCTTTATAAGCCGGTAAAGCAGATTGCACCAGCTTTATTTCCATCGATTATAAAAGAAGATGAAAATGGTGAAACATCTATAGACCTCCTAAAGTAA
- the metG gene encoding methionine--tRNA ligase has product MNTPKRYTITAALPYTNGPIHIGHLAGVYVPADIYARYLRLTGKDVAYICGSDEHGVAIPMRAKKEGVSPQDIIDKYHGIIKQSFSDFGISFDNYSRTSSKIHHETASEFFTKLYKNGDFIEETSAQLYDAEANQFLADRFVVGTCPKCGFEESYGDQCENCGTSHNATDLINPKSAITGNVPTVKETKHWFLPLDKHEAFLRKWILEGHKKDWKPNVYGQVKSWLEDGLRPRAVTRDLDWGIPVPLEGAEGKVLYVWFDAPIGYISSTKEWAAREGKNWEDYWKKDDTKLVHFIGKDNIVFHCIIFPSMLKAHGDYILPENVPANEFLNLEGNKLSTSKNWAVWLHEYLKEFPNQQDVLRYTLTANAPESKDNDFTWKDFQAKNNNELVAIFGNFINRVVVLTNKYYNGIVPAPNDFTEVDEDVLAAVKEFPNIIGKSIERYRFREASQELMNLARLGNKYLADEEPWKVIKLDEERVKTIMFIALQISSALAILSEPFLPFTSTKLKNILNVDKKLSWKNVTETAILLPAGHQINKAELLFSKIEDKAIQAQVEKLQATKIANEQENKVIEPQKETIDFEDFTKLDIRIGTILEAEKVVKTKKLLKLKVDVGIDTRTIVSGIAESFSPEDIIGQQVSVLVNLAPRRIRGVESQGMILMTDTPDGKLAFVEPEKAVKNGQEVS; this is encoded by the coding sequence ATGAATACTCCAAAAAGATATACAATTACCGCAGCTTTACCTTACACTAATGGTCCAATTCATATTGGTCATTTAGCGGGCGTTTACGTTCCTGCAGATATTTACGCACGTTACTTGCGCTTAACAGGTAAAGATGTTGCCTACATCTGTGGCTCTGATGAACATGGTGTCGCAATACCTATGAGAGCTAAAAAAGAAGGTGTTTCTCCTCAAGATATTATCGATAAATATCACGGAATAATCAAGCAATCTTTCTCTGATTTTGGAATTTCCTTTGATAATTATTCAAGAACTTCTTCTAAAATTCATCATGAAACTGCCTCTGAATTTTTTACAAAGCTTTATAAGAATGGCGATTTTATTGAGGAAACTTCTGCACAACTATATGATGCCGAAGCGAATCAGTTTTTAGCAGATCGCTTTGTGGTGGGAACTTGCCCTAAATGTGGCTTTGAAGAAAGTTATGGAGATCAATGCGAAAACTGCGGAACCAGTCATAATGCAACAGATTTAATCAATCCAAAATCTGCTATTACCGGAAACGTACCTACTGTAAAAGAAACAAAACATTGGTTTTTACCTTTAGATAAACATGAAGCATTTTTAAGAAAATGGATTTTAGAAGGTCACAAAAAAGACTGGAAACCAAATGTTTACGGACAGGTAAAATCTTGGTTAGAAGATGGTTTAAGACCAAGAGCTGTAACTCGCGATTTAGATTGGGGAATTCCTGTTCCTTTAGAAGGTGCAGAAGGAAAAGTACTCTATGTTTGGTTTGATGCTCCTATCGGGTATATCTCATCCACCAAAGAATGGGCTGCACGAGAAGGAAAAAACTGGGAAGACTATTGGAAAAAAGACGATACTAAATTAGTGCACTTTATAGGGAAAGACAATATTGTTTTTCACTGTATTATTTTTCCATCGATGCTAAAAGCGCACGGAGATTATATTTTACCTGAAAATGTGCCTGCAAATGAGTTCTTAAATTTAGAAGGAAATAAATTATCGACTTCTAAAAATTGGGCCGTTTGGTTGCACGAATATTTAAAAGAATTTCCAAATCAACAAGATGTGTTGCGGTATACCTTAACTGCAAATGCTCCAGAGAGTAAAGACAACGATTTTACTTGGAAAGATTTTCAAGCAAAAAACAACAACGAATTAGTTGCTATTTTTGGTAATTTTATTAACCGAGTGGTTGTTCTAACAAATAAATATTACAATGGAATTGTTCCAGCTCCAAATGATTTTACAGAGGTAGATGAAGACGTTTTAGCGGCTGTAAAAGAATTTCCAAATATTATTGGAAAATCAATTGAAAGATATCGTTTTAGAGAAGCATCTCAAGAATTAATGAACTTGGCAAGACTTGGAAATAAATATTTAGCGGATGAAGAACCTTGGAAAGTGATAAAATTGGATGAGGAACGCGTAAAAACAATTATGTTTATTGCTTTACAAATCTCTTCAGCACTAGCAATATTGTCCGAGCCATTTCTACCCTTTACCTCAACAAAATTAAAAAATATTTTAAATGTTGATAAAAAATTGTCTTGGAAAAACGTTACTGAAACAGCTATTTTATTGCCAGCAGGTCATCAAATAAACAAAGCTGAATTATTGTTTTCTAAAATTGAAGACAAAGCTATTCAAGCGCAAGTCGAAAAATTGCAAGCAACTAAAATTGCCAACGAACAAGAAAACAAGGTTATAGAACCGCAAAAAGAAACCATAGATTTTGAAGATTTCACCAAACTAGATATTAGAATTGGAACGATTTTAGAAGCCGAAAAAGTAGTAAAAACAAAGAAGCTCTTAAAATTAAAGGTTGATGTTGGTATTGATACAAGAACCATTGTTTCTGGAATTGCCGAAAGTTTCTCACCGGAAGATATTATCGGTCAACAAGTGTCTGTACTCGTAAACTTAGCGCCAAGAAGAATTAGAGGGGTAGAAAGCCAAGGAATGATTTTAATGACAGATACACCAGATGGAAAATTAGCTTTTGTTGAGCCGGAAAAGGCAGTTAAAAACGGACAAGAAGTTAGTTAA
- a CDS encoding YraN family protein — MADHNELGKKGEQLAIAFLLKNEYKILEKNYRFQKAEVDIIAQKKDVLAVVEVKTRSTTYFGNPQDFVNPKKIKLLLSAIDNYVVEKDLDVEVRFDIIAIIHQKKETKIEHLEDAFLHF, encoded by the coding sequence ATGGCAGACCATAATGAATTAGGCAAGAAAGGAGAACAACTAGCAATAGCTTTTTTACTTAAAAACGAGTACAAAATCCTAGAAAAAAATTATCGCTTTCAAAAGGCAGAAGTGGATATTATTGCTCAAAAAAAAGATGTTTTAGCCGTTGTTGAGGTAAAAACAAGAAGTACAACTTATTTTGGAAATCCACAAGATTTTGTAAATCCTAAGAAAATAAAATTATTGCTTTCTGCTATTGACAATTATGTGGTTGAAAAGGATTTAGATGTTGAAGTGCGTTTTGATATCATTGCAATCATTCATCAAAAAAAGGAAACAAAAATTGAGCATTTAGAGGATGCTTTTCTTCATTTTTGA
- a CDS encoding LD-carboxypeptidase, translated as MTILLMTFSSIIAQEKLKTPPYLQVGDTIAIVAPAGILKDKQEIIEKAKQLAESWGLKVVLGKNLFNQNNHFSGTDYERCIDIQDALDNKNIKAIWAARGGYGSVRILDKLDFTKFKRNPKWIIGYSDITAFHNHIHTLGVESIHGMMGTSLSDELEDIIETVSSLKKAIFGDDLSYTIASSKYNRSVYSRSPFNAVEGQVIGGNLAILSSMLGSQSQLNTEDKILFIEEIGEYKYAIDRMLQSLKRAKYFTQVKAVIVGDMTKVKKNTTAWGSSIEQLILDVLPKDIPVLFDFPAGHELDNRALIFGRKIELTVGSDGQQSSIIFKK; from the coding sequence ATGACCATATTATTGATGACCTTTTCATCAATAATCGCACAAGAAAAATTAAAAACTCCTCCATATTTACAAGTAGGAGATACAATCGCAATTGTTGCGCCTGCAGGAATTTTAAAAGACAAGCAAGAGATTATTGAAAAAGCGAAACAATTGGCAGAAAGTTGGGGCTTAAAAGTGGTTTTAGGTAAAAATTTATTTAATCAGAATAATCATTTTTCAGGGACAGATTATGAACGTTGTATTGACATTCAAGATGCTTTAGATAACAAAAACATTAAAGCAATTTGGGCAGCAAGAGGAGGTTATGGCTCTGTAAGAATTTTGGATAAATTAGACTTTACTAAGTTTAAAAGAAATCCAAAATGGATAATAGGTTATTCAGATATTACTGCTTTCCACAATCACATTCACACGCTAGGTGTAGAATCTATTCATGGGATGATGGGTACAAGTTTAAGTGATGAACTTGAAGATATCATTGAAACGGTTTCATCTTTGAAAAAAGCAATTTTTGGAGACGATCTTTCGTATACAATTGCTTCATCAAAGTACAATAGAAGTGTTTATTCGCGAAGTCCATTCAACGCCGTAGAGGGGCAAGTTATTGGAGGGAATTTGGCGATTCTGTCATCAATGTTAGGTTCTCAAAGTCAGTTAAATACTGAGGATAAAATATTATTTATTGAGGAAATTGGTGAGTATAAATATGCTATTGATAGAATGTTACAAAGTTTAAAAAGAGCTAAATATTTTACACAAGTAAAAGCTGTTATTGTTGGAGATATGACAAAAGTGAAGAAGAATACTACTGCTTGGGGAAGTTCCATTGAACAGTTAATTTTGGATGTTTTACCAAAAGATATTCCTGTTTTATTTGATTTTCCTGCGGGTCATGAATTAGATAATAGAGCCTTGATTTTTGGCAGAAAGATTGAGCTAACAGTAGGGAGTGATGGTCAACAATCTTCAATTATTTTTAAAAAATAA
- a CDS encoding carbonic anhydrase family protein, translating to MRNTAINKEVQLSLSPKDVLQDLLEGNLRFINNDLEKVAHLDLVKQTISGQYPKAVVLSCIDSRVPVEQVFDQAVGDVFVARVAGNFENTDILGSLEYSCAVAGSKLVFVLGHESCGAVKAACDGVKLGNITSMLDNIMPAVKKSSEEIEGEKNSSNNDFVAKTVENNVLLTIDRIRDKSEILRELENNDKIKIVGGVYSLQTGKVNIL from the coding sequence ATGAGAAATACAGCAATAAATAAAGAGGTACAATTAAGTTTATCACCAAAAGATGTTTTACAAGATTTATTAGAAGGGAATCTTCGTTTTATAAATAATGACTTAGAGAAAGTTGCACATTTAGATTTAGTAAAACAAACTATTTCTGGGCAATATCCAAAGGCCGTTGTGCTCTCTTGTATTGACTCTAGAGTGCCTGTAGAACAAGTTTTTGATCAAGCTGTTGGTGATGTTTTTGTAGCAAGAGTGGCAGGAAATTTTGAAAATACCGATATTTTAGGAAGTTTAGAGTACTCATGCGCTGTTGCTGGTAGTAAGTTGGTGTTTGTATTAGGTCATGAAAGTTGTGGTGCAGTAAAAGCTGCTTGTGATGGTGTAAAACTTGGCAATATTACCAGTATGTTAGATAATATTATGCCCGCAGTAAAAAAATCTTCCGAAGAAATAGAGGGAGAAAAAAACTCGTCAAACAATGATTTTGTTGCAAAAACTGTGGAAAATAATGTGCTTTTAACTATTGATAGAATTCGTGATAAAAGCGAAATTTTACGCGAATTAGAAAATAATGATAAAATTAAAATTGTTGGTGGAGTTTATTCCTTACAAACCGGTAAAGTAAATATATTGTAA
- a CDS encoding SulP family inorganic anion transporter: MKTLFSNIKGDAFGGITAGIVALPLALAFGVSSGLGPSAGLYGAIFISFFAALFGGTNTQISGPTAPMTAVSMVVIAGIVAANDGDITKALPAILTVFLLAGFFQIGLGLIGLGKYIRYIPYPVVSGFMTAIGVIILLTQVLPSLGYYPKEDVEFVTNFKPLAEEVILENILKEEAKEGILVLEDFSKTIERGSKITPENILKESQTLAAKETSGALGAIKAFPRAIQNINWLELLLSLGTIFIIYGFKRITTKIPSTLVSLIVMSGIAVGFGLEYRTIQEIPSGIPQIKWEIFSGFSLSNITPYIFTALTLSLLGAIDSLLTSVVADNMTKTKHKPNKELVGQGIGNSIAALFGGIPGAGATIRTVVNINAGGKTKLSGMIAGIMLLIIMLGLGPVASKIPAAVLAGILITVGIGVMDYKGLKAIPSLPRDIKFGPLKLSSEVLIMIVVLLLSTFWNLVYAVGIGLIIASLMFMKKIGDLTAERSDVKTLKEKSWADEKDFPKAFAEKVFIKHIKGPLFFGSTSDFQALAQQIPDTAKTVIMRLGRMQYMDQSGLYAMEDMLQDLKTKNIEVLFVNLLKQPRYMMERIDIIPDFIPKEHIFKSFDECTNWIKKNIKNNL; encoded by the coding sequence ATGAAAACTTTATTTTCAAATATAAAAGGTGATGCTTTTGGAGGTATTACGGCGGGTATAGTAGCTTTACCTCTAGCTTTAGCTTTTGGTGTTTCTAGTGGACTAGGACCAAGTGCAGGTTTGTATGGTGCTATTTTTATCAGTTTTTTTGCAGCACTTTTTGGCGGAACTAATACACAGATTTCAGGCCCAACAGCACCTATGACTGCGGTAAGCATGGTAGTTATTGCAGGAATAGTTGCTGCAAATGACGGTGATATTACTAAAGCTTTACCTGCTATTTTAACGGTATTTTTATTGGCTGGGTTCTTTCAAATTGGCCTGGGTTTAATCGGTTTAGGAAAATATATACGATACATTCCTTACCCTGTGGTTTCTGGTTTTATGACTGCAATTGGAGTGATAATTTTATTAACTCAAGTTTTACCTTCCTTAGGATACTATCCAAAAGAAGATGTAGAGTTTGTGACCAACTTTAAACCATTAGCAGAAGAAGTAATTCTCGAAAACATCTTAAAAGAAGAAGCAAAAGAAGGTATTTTAGTTTTAGAAGACTTTAGTAAAACTATAGAAAGAGGAAGTAAAATTACGCCCGAAAATATTTTAAAAGAATCACAAACTTTGGCTGCGAAAGAAACTTCTGGAGCTTTAGGGGCTATAAAAGCATTTCCTAGAGCCATACAAAACATTAATTGGTTAGAATTACTTTTATCGCTTGGAACTATTTTTATTATTTATGGTTTTAAACGGATTACCACTAAAATTCCTAGTACCCTTGTTTCCTTAATTGTTATGTCTGGGATTGCAGTTGGTTTTGGCTTAGAATATAGAACTATTCAAGAAATTCCAAGTGGAATTCCTCAAATTAAATGGGAAATATTTTCAGGATTTTCTCTCAGTAATATTACTCCGTATATTTTTACAGCTTTAACGCTATCGCTTTTGGGGGCAATTGACTCGCTGTTAACGAGTGTCGTCGCAGATAATATGACGAAGACAAAACATAAACCTAATAAAGAATTAGTTGGTCAGGGAATAGGAAATAGTATTGCTGCTTTGTTTGGCGGAATTCCTGGAGCTGGTGCAACAATAAGAACTGTAGTAAATATAAATGCTGGAGGTAAAACCAAACTTTCTGGAATGATTGCTGGTATAATGCTTTTAATAATTATGTTAGGTTTAGGGCCTGTTGCGTCTAAAATACCTGCTGCAGTTTTAGCTGGTATTTTAATTACTGTGGGTATTGGAGTAATGGATTACAAAGGTTTAAAAGCAATACCAAGTCTTCCTAGAGACATTAAATTTGGGCCCTTAAAATTAAGTTCGGAAGTCTTAATAATGATTGTAGTGTTACTACTTTCAACATTTTGGAACTTAGTGTACGCTGTCGGTATTGGTTTGATAATTGCATCTTTAATGTTTATGAAAAAGATTGGGGATTTAACAGCTGAAAGATCAGATGTGAAAACACTAAAAGAAAAATCATGGGCAGATGAAAAAGACTTCCCAAAAGCTTTTGCAGAAAAAGTATTTATCAAACACATAAAAGGCCCTTTATTCTTTGGCTCTACAAGTGATTTTCAAGCATTAGCGCAACAAATACCAGACACTGCAAAAACGGTAATAATGCGTTTAGGAAGAATGCAATATATGGATCAATCTGGCTTATATGCTATGGAGGATATGTTGCAAGATTTAAAAACTAAAAATATTGAAGTGCTTTTTGTAAACTTATTAAAGCAACCAAGATATATGATGGAACGTATAGACATCATACCCGATTTTATACCAAAAGAGCACATTTTTAAATCTTTTGACGAATGCACAAATTGGATCAAAAAAAATATAAAAAATAATCTTTAA
- a CDS encoding thioredoxin family protein — MKNIFTFLLLISSIANAQYTVKGIMSPKIEKSDWIILYKLEGTKQIFVNNTSIKSDSIDINGKKEFAGNFELKIPSSAKSGAYRINYRLEGASFVDFFYNKEDVSFVFNPDYPEQSIDFLESSENKLFNEYIETISIAQQQVDSIQVAVLQNPNLDLKSHYKKAKKNVDSIQNKFIDISKKKYVAPFIKANLRSNPKGVLTSVNDYMSNLKNSYFNALDFSNKTLMNSSFLTNKILEYVFYINFSDDKKTQQKLFKQSLETVISKIDSQSYKKDVIEFLIEEFEASKNLEIIDYLFDNYYNKLPENLQDKKFKSEKVALFITEVGRIAPDFSWKENDKTFNLSTLNDAENYVLVFWSTSCSHCLREIPLLHSYMENKKNIKVIAFALEDDSFVWENYSKTNLLGWHNVLGLNKWQNKISRTYQVSSTPSYFVLDKNKKIIAKPNEIKDVKAFFDKN; from the coding sequence ATGAAAAATATTTTTACTTTTCTGCTTTTAATATCCTCAATTGCTAATGCACAATATACAGTTAAAGGAATTATGAGTCCTAAAATTGAAAAAAGTGATTGGATTATTTTATATAAACTTGAAGGGACAAAACAAATATTTGTAAACAATACTTCGATAAAAAGTGATTCTATAGATATTAATGGTAAAAAAGAATTTGCTGGTAATTTCGAATTAAAAATTCCTTCATCTGCCAAATCCGGCGCATATAGAATAAATTACAGATTAGAGGGAGCAAGTTTTGTAGATTTTTTTTACAACAAAGAAGATGTTTCCTTTGTTTTTAACCCTGATTATCCAGAACAATCTATTGATTTTTTAGAATCATCAGAAAACAAGTTGTTTAATGAGTATATAGAAACTATTTCTATAGCACAACAGCAGGTAGACTCTATCCAAGTCGCCGTATTACAAAACCCAAATTTAGATTTAAAAAGTCATTACAAAAAAGCAAAGAAAAACGTAGATTCTATTCAAAACAAATTTATAGATATTTCTAAAAAAAAATATGTTGCTCCCTTTATAAAAGCTAATTTACGCAGTAACCCAAAAGGAGTTTTGACCTCTGTAAATGATTATATGTCAAACTTAAAAAACTCCTACTTTAATGCTCTAGATTTTTCTAATAAGACGTTAATGAATTCTTCTTTTTTAACGAATAAAATTTTAGAATATGTATTTTACATCAATTTTTCTGATGACAAAAAAACCCAGCAAAAATTATTTAAACAATCTCTAGAAACGGTAATTTCTAAGATTGACAGTCAATCTTATAAAAAAGATGTAATTGAGTTTTTAATAGAAGAATTTGAAGCTTCTAAAAACTTAGAAATCATAGATTATCTATTTGATAATTATTACAATAAGCTTCCAGAAAATTTACAAGATAAAAAGTTTAAATCTGAAAAAGTAGCTTTATTTATAACAGAAGTTGGCAGAATTGCTCCTGATTTTTCTTGGAAAGAAAATGATAAAACCTTCAACCTTTCTACTTTAAATGATGCGGAAAATTATGTGTTGGTTTTTTGGAGTACAAGTTGTTCTCATTGTTTACGTGAAATCCCTTTATTGCATTCTTACATGGAAAACAAAAAGAATATAAAAGTAATTGCTTTTGCCTTAGAAGATGACTCTTTTGTTTGGGAAAATTACTCTAAAACAAATCTTTTAGGGTGGCATAATGTGTTAGGTTTAAATAAATGGCAAAATAAAATTTCAAGAACCTATCAAGTTTCTTCTACACCAAGTTATTTTGTTTTAGATAAGAATAAAAAAATTATTGCAAAGCCAAATGAAATAAAAGATGTAAAAGCATTTTTTGATAAAAATTAA
- a CDS encoding SDR family oxidoreductase: MNFSDKIIWITGASSGIGKALALELSNQNAKIILSSRKIEDLELVKSACKDPSKVKIIVLDLEDYNNLQPKVDEALAAFGEIDILVNNGGVSQRSFVKDTQIEVDKRIMDINYLGTVALSKAILPYFIKNKTGHFVVTTSIVGKIGTPLRSSYAASKHALHGFFDSLRAEHHQDNIAVTLVCPGFVNTNISKNALTGNGTPQQKMDVATANGIDPKHFAKLMAKAIENKKEEVYIAGAKEKLGVYAKRFYPKFLSTMIRKLSVT; this comes from the coding sequence ATGAACTTTTCTGATAAAATAATTTGGATTACTGGTGCTTCTTCTGGGATTGGAAAAGCCCTGGCTCTAGAACTCTCAAATCAAAATGCAAAAATCATTTTGTCATCAAGGAAAATAGAAGATTTAGAATTAGTTAAAAGTGCTTGTAAAGATCCTTCAAAAGTAAAAATTATTGTTTTAGATTTAGAAGATTATAATAATTTACAACCGAAGGTTGATGAAGCGCTGGCGGCTTTTGGCGAAATCGATATTTTAGTTAATAATGGGGGAGTTAGTCAAAGATCCTTTGTAAAAGACACTCAAATTGAAGTTGATAAAAGAATTATGGATATTAATTATTTAGGAACTGTAGCTTTATCAAAGGCAATTTTACCGTATTTCATCAAAAATAAAACCGGTCATTTTGTAGTAACTACAAGTATTGTTGGTAAAATAGGAACTCCTTTGCGTTCCAGCTATGCCGCAAGTAAACATGCTTTACATGGGTTTTTTGATAGCTTACGAGCAGAACATCATCAAGATAATATTGCAGTAACTTTAGTTTGTCCAGGTTTTGTAAATACGAATATTTCTAAAAATGCATTAACAGGAAATGGAACTCCACAACAAAAAATGGATGTGGCGACGGCCAATGGAATTGACCCTAAACATTTTGCTAAATTGATGGCAAAAGCGATTGAAAACAAAAAAGAAGAAGTTTATATTGCTGGTGCAAAAGAAAAATTAGGAGTGTATGCGAAACGTTTTTATCCGAAATTTTTGTCTACAATGATAAGAAAACTGAGTGTTACTTAA
- a CDS encoding carbonic anhydrase family protein, translated as MKAHTKETQMSISPEKAVHLLKEGNNRFIENKTISRDLLDQVKDTSIGQFPFATILSCIDSRVSSELIFDQGIGDIFSARVAGNFVNEDILGSMEFACKLAGTKVVLVLGHTACGAVKGACDNAKLGNLSALLSKIKPAVEAVTNPIDTSLRNSSNIDFVNTVAEKNVHITIDNIRAQSPVLKEMEDEGAIKIVGAMYDIKNGSVTFFD; from the coding sequence ATGAAAGCTCATACAAAAGAAACACAGATGTCAATTTCACCAGAAAAAGCAGTTCACCTTTTAAAAGAAGGTAACAACCGTTTCATAGAAAATAAGACAATAAGTAGAGATTTATTAGACCAAGTTAAGGATACAAGTATAGGTCAATTTCCTTTTGCAACAATTTTAAGCTGTATTGATTCACGAGTATCCTCAGAGCTGATTTTTGATCAAGGGATTGGAGATATTTTTAGCGCCAGAGTAGCAGGAAACTTTGTTAACGAAGATATTTTAGGAAGTATGGAGTTCGCTTGTAAATTAGCAGGAACTAAAGTTGTCCTAGTTTTAGGGCATACTGCTTGTGGGGCAGTAAAAGGGGCTTGTGATAATGCAAAATTAGGAAATTTAAGCGCGTTACTAAGTAAAATAAAACCTGCTGTTGAAGCTGTTACAAATCCAATAGATACTAGTTTAAGAAATTCTAGCAATATTGATTTTGTAAATACTGTTGCAGAGAAAAATGTACATATAACTATTGATAATATTCGAGCTCAAAGTCCCGTTTTAAAAGAAATGGAAGATGAAGGAGCGATTAAAATTGTTGGAGCTATGTATGATATTAAAAATGGCTCTGTAACTTTTTTTGACTAG
- a CDS encoding universal stress protein, whose amino-acid sequence MEKSQYKILVLSDLTKSTTSTLRSSASLAKMIDGNVEFFCVKKPTDIVEKENQLSAIRTINQKYNITGKEIEKIVKPISETYNVAIKYNHTFGNLKNEIRNYISIHEPDIIVLGRRKSKILGILGDNITDFILKIFDGIVMIVSEKNELTISDQLSIGILNESKQSKSKDFIESLISVSKTPPKVFKISEDSNLEKNSSYFSTKPIEYVFEKGANALQNIANYSAKSKTNLVLLDRNKNQNNYTLKEAINNFNCSLILTN is encoded by the coding sequence ATGGAAAAGAGCCAATACAAAATATTAGTGCTATCAGATTTAACGAAATCTACCACTTCTACGTTAAGAAGTAGTGCGAGTTTAGCTAAAATGATAGATGGAAATGTTGAGTTTTTCTGTGTAAAAAAACCAACAGATATTGTTGAAAAAGAAAATCAATTATCAGCAATAAGAACCATAAACCAAAAATATAATATTACTGGTAAAGAAATTGAAAAGATTGTAAAACCCATTTCTGAAACTTATAATGTAGCCATAAAGTATAATCATACATTTGGGAATCTTAAAAATGAAATTCGTAATTATATATCAATTCACGAGCCAGATATCATTGTTTTAGGAAGGAGAAAATCAAAAATATTAGGCATACTCGGTGATAATATTACTGACTTTATTCTAAAAATATTTGATGGGATTGTTATGATTGTATCCGAGAAAAATGAATTAACTATTTCTGATCAATTATCCATAGGAATTCTGAACGAATCGAAACAATCAAAAAGCAAAGATTTTATAGAAAGTTTAATTTCTGTATCTAAAACTCCACCAAAAGTTTTTAAAATATCTGAAGACAGTAATTTAGAAAAAAATAGTTCCTATTTTTCTACAAAACCTATTGAGTATGTTTTTGAAAAAGGAGCGAATGCTTTGCAAAATATTGCAAATTATTCAGCGAAAAGCAAAACAAATTTAGTGTTGCTTGATAGAAATAAAAATCAAAATAATTATACTTTAAAAGAGGCTATCAATAATTTTAATTGCTCTCTTATACTAACAAACTAA